Proteins encoded within one genomic window of Rhododendron vialii isolate Sample 1 chromosome 1a, ASM3025357v1:
- the LOC131315751 gene encoding 11-beta-hydroxysteroid dehydrogenase 1A-like isoform X2 codes for MDSVHKLLNIVLPLISLFLLFFFLPAILLFKIFNSISRSVFCENVSSKIVLITGASSGIGEHLAYEYAKGGACLVLVARREKQLQEVACKARRLGSPDVIVETGDVSKVEDCKRFVDAALNHFGKLNHVVNNAGIAPLCLFEDADNVEDFAPIMNTNFWGSVYCTRFAIPHLRKSRGKIIVIASIAQWSPIPRLSIYSAGMDGFPVESTEGCTKAIFKSICRGDRYLFEPAWERTIYFWNLLCPEVIESFSRWRLLGRPNNSKSNSNSGALKSD; via the exons ATGGATTCAGTTCACAAGTTGCTTAATATTGTGCTTCCTCTTATATCACTCtttttgctcttcttcttcctacCGGCTATTTTGCTCTTCAAGATTTTCAATTCTATATCAAGGTCCGTATTCTGCGAAAATGTCTCCAGTAAAATTGTACTCATCACCGGCGCATCTTCAGGCATCGGCGAG CATCTTGCCTATGAGTATGCAAAAGGGGGTGCTTGTTTGGTATTGGTGGCAAGGAGAGAGAAGCAACTTCAAGAAGTGGCTTGTAAGGCACGACGGCTCGGGTCACCTGATGTGATTGTTGAAACCGGCGATGTTTCAAAGGTGGAAGACTGTAAGCGATTCGTTGATGCTGCGCTAAACCACTTTGGTAAAT TGAATCACGTAGTGAACAATGCCGGGATTGCTCCGCTTTGTCTGTTTGAAGACGCCGATAATGTTGAAGATTTCGCTCCAATTATG AACACAAACTTCTGGGGTTCTGTTTATTGCACACGTTTCGCAATTCCGCACCTAAGAAAGAGCAGAGGGAAGATCATTGTGATTGCTTCAATAGCTCAATGGTCTCCAATACCAAGACTTAGCATCTATTCT GCTGGAATGGATGGTTTTCCAGTGGAGTCAACAGAGGGGTGTACCAAAGCAATTTTCAAGAGCATTTGCAGGGGAGACAGGTACTTGTTTGAGCCAGCTTGGGAGAGGACGATATATTTCTGGAATTTACTTTGTCCAGAGGTTATAGAAAGCTTCTCCCGGTGGCGTTTACTCGGTAGGCCAAACAACTCTAAATCTAACAGCAATTCTGGAGCGCTCAAGTCTGACTAA
- the LOC131327363 gene encoding receptor-like protein Cf-9 homolog, translated as MGCEQVWLSYNQLFITFFFLFFCQITCLHAQLCTQEQNSALLQLKGSFSLDKSASLYCNINGSTSFPKMESWKKGSDCCSWVGVDCDNKTGKVIGLDLSCSWLKGTIRPNSSIFLSFSHLRNLNLAHNDFSMSPISREFTRFTELKHLNLSNSGFWGKIPIEFSFLNKLVSLDLSANDDLRLEEGGFELLIQNLSKLRDLDLGHVNMSSSVVPNSLLNCTSLRTIRLTSSGLHANFPSGIFHLPHLQVLDIGFNDALTGYLPDFMNLSYPLSILILSHTGFSGELPNSIANLKSLEVLSLSTCQFHGSLPTSLWNLTQISVLELQSNNFSGILPSSISNLRNISYLYVSNNNFTGPFFSWDANLTELFILDVSNNSLTGPLPSQVIVPPKLCFLSICRNLINGTIPSWVFKLPALKYLDLSYNLLIGHTLEFLSASLWIIDLSNNNLHGTVPNSTFELRKLTHLILSSNSFSGTIPESNRFNENLIMLELHNNSFSGTIHDSFSMRSRLKTVNLNDNGFEGPIPKSLVNCKNLEVLDLGRNKFVDKFPHWLGNLPNLQVLILRSNIFYGSILTSETKFPFPMLRVLDMANNHFTGPLPIKYFKSFKAMMNEDLHFDDLYMQTDGLVKPYYYSATIVFYGMPQEFRRIVKTFTIIDLSRNRFQGKIPGIISGLNSIQGLNLSYNSLTGHIPKSLGDLTGLECLDLSSNKLTGEIPQHLVNLTFLGVLNLSHNQLTGRIPCGRQFSTFELDSYIDNLALCGPPLSNSCSDSGPPEPQPSLFQREEDSQFASGLDWEVISPGYGFGLVFGVVMGYLMFSFRKPQRFVKMIEGVGNRRGKRVRRNAQRHGGRRN; from the coding sequence ATGGGCTGTGAACAAGTATGGCTTTCCTACAATCAACTCTTTATtaccttcttctttctcttcttttgccAAATCACTTGTTTGCATGCCCAACTATGCACTCAAGAACAGAACTCTGCGCTGTTGCAACTGAAAGGAAGCTTTTCCTTGGATAAATCTGCTTCTTTGTATTGTAATATCAATGGAAGCACTTCTTTTCCAAAGATGGAGTCTTGGAAAAAGGGTTCTGATTGTTGTTCGTGGGTTGGGGTCGATTGTGACAACAAGACGGGTAAAGTAATTGGACTCGATCTCAGCTGCAGCTGGCTCAAAGGTACCATCCGCCCTAATAGCAGCATCTTCCTCTCCTTTTCCCACCTTCGAAACCTCAACCTCGCTCATAATGACTTTTCCATGTCTCCCATCTCACGTGAATTCACCCGGTTCACCGAATTGAAGCACCTCAATCTCTCTAACTCTGGTTTTTGGGGCAAAATCCCAATAGAATTCTCCTTCCTAAACAAACTGGTGTCACTTGATCTCTCTGCAAATGAtgatttgagattggaagaAGGCGGATTTGAGTTACTCATTCAAAATTTATCCAAGCTAAGAGATCTTGATCTTGGGCATGTAAACATGTCTTCTTCAGTGGTTCCGAATTCCTTGCTCAATTGTACTTCTTTAAGAACCATCCGTCTCACATCCTCTGGTTTACATGCAAATTTCCCTAGCGGAATATTTCATTTACCTCATCTACAGGTGCTGGATATAGGGTTTAATGATGCTCTCACAGGTTATTTACCCGATTTCATGAATTTGAGCTATCCTCTCTCAATCTTAATTCTCTCACACACAGGTTTTTCTGGAGAATTGCCCAACTCGATTGCTAATCTGAAGTCATTGGAGGTATTGTCACTCTCTACTTGCCAATTTCATGGGTCCCTTCCTACTTCTCTCTGGAACCTTACACAAATCAGTGTTTTAGAGCTCCAATCCAACAATTTCAGCGGTATCCTcccatcttcaatttcaaaccTTAGAAATATCTCTTACTTATACGTTTCAAACAATAATTTCACAGGTCCCTTCTTTTCATGGGATGCAAACTTGACAGAACTTTTCATCTTAGATGTGTCAAATAATAGTCTCACTGGTCCTCTTCCTTCACAAGTAATTGTACCTCCAAAGCTATGCTTTTTGAGCATCTGCCGAAACTTAATCAACGGTACAATCCCATCTTGGGTCTTCAAATTACCCGCACTCAAGTACTTAGATCTCAGCTATAACTTACTAATTGGTCATACACTTGAGTTTCTATCTGCATccttatggattattgatttgagCAATAACAACCTACATGGTACGGTTCCAAATTCAACCTTTGAACTACGAAAGCTTACCCACCTGATTCTTTCTTCAAATAGCTTTTCCGGCACCATTCCTGAATCAAATAGATTCAACGAAAATCTCATTATGCTCGAACTACATAATAATAGCTTCTCTGGCACTATTCATGATTCATTTTCCATGAGAAGTCGCTTGAAAACTGTCAATCTTAATGACAATGGGTTTGAAGGCCCAATACCAAAGTCTTTGGTTAATTGTAAAAACCTTGAAGTGCTAGATCTCGGAAGAAACAAGTTCGTTGACAAATTTCCGCATTGGTTGGGAAATTTACCGAACTTGCAAGTCCTAATCTTGCGATCTAACATATTCTATGGATCCATCCTGACTTCTGAGACCAAATTTCCCTTCCCCATGTTGCGAGTTCTTGATATGGCGAACAATCATTTCACTGGTCCATTGCCCATAAAGtacttcaaaagtttcaaagcaATGATGAATGAGGATTTGCATTTTGATGATTTGTACATGCAAACTGATGGTCTTGTAAAACCTTATTATTATTCCGCGACTATAGTATTCTACGGAATGCCCCAGGAATTCAGAAGAATAGTAAAAACTTTCACCATCATTGATTTATCGAGAAACAGATTCCAAGGGAAGATTCCTGGAATCATCAGTGGGCTAAATTCGATTCAAGGACTCAACTTATCATACAACAGCCTTACAGGTCATATACCAAAGTCGCTTGGTGATTTGACGGGGCTTGAATGTTTAGACCTCTCGTCAAACAAGCTCACTGGGGAGATTCCTCAACATCTAGTGAACTTGACATTTCTTGGTGTCCTGAACCTTTCGCATAATCAACTAACAGGAAGGATACCTTGCGGCAGGCAATTCAGTACATTTGAACTTGATTCTTACATCGATAACTTGGCATTATGCGGACCTCCATTGTCAAATTCATGCAGCGATTCTGGCCCACCAGAACCACAGCCCTCGTTGTTCCAACGAGAAGAGGATTCTCAATTTGCAAGCGGACTCGATTGGGAAGTTATATCGCCCGGTTATGGATTTGGACTGGTATTTGGAGTTGTCATGGGATATCTTATGTTCTCATTTCGAAAACCTCAAAGGTTCGTGAAGATGATTGAAGGTGTAGGAAACAGAAGAGGGAAGAGGGTAAGAAGGAATGCTCAGAGACACGGAGGCAGAAGAAATTAG
- the LOC131315751 gene encoding 11-beta-hydroxysteroid dehydrogenase A-like isoform X1: protein MDSVHKLLNIVLPLISLFLLFFFLPAILLFKIFNSISRSVFCENVSSKIVLITGASSGIGEHLAYEYAKGGACLVLVARREKQLQEVACKARRLGSPDVIVETGDVSKVEDCKRFVDAALNHFGKLNHVVNNAGIAPLCLFEDADNVEDFAPIMNTNFWGSVYCTRFAIPHLRKSRGKIIVIASIAQWSPIPRLSIYSGSKGAVVSFYETLRVEVGSDIGITIVGPGVVDSEITRGDFMSKAGMDGFPVESTEGCTKAIFKSICRGDRYLFEPAWERTIYFWNLLCPEVIESFSRWRLLGRPNNSKSNSNSGALKSD from the exons ATGGATTCAGTTCACAAGTTGCTTAATATTGTGCTTCCTCTTATATCACTCtttttgctcttcttcttcctacCGGCTATTTTGCTCTTCAAGATTTTCAATTCTATATCAAGGTCCGTATTCTGCGAAAATGTCTCCAGTAAAATTGTACTCATCACCGGCGCATCTTCAGGCATCGGCGAG CATCTTGCCTATGAGTATGCAAAAGGGGGTGCTTGTTTGGTATTGGTGGCAAGGAGAGAGAAGCAACTTCAAGAAGTGGCTTGTAAGGCACGACGGCTCGGGTCACCTGATGTGATTGTTGAAACCGGCGATGTTTCAAAGGTGGAAGACTGTAAGCGATTCGTTGATGCTGCGCTAAACCACTTTGGTAAAT TGAATCACGTAGTGAACAATGCCGGGATTGCTCCGCTTTGTCTGTTTGAAGACGCCGATAATGTTGAAGATTTCGCTCCAATTATG AACACAAACTTCTGGGGTTCTGTTTATTGCACACGTTTCGCAATTCCGCACCTAAGAAAGAGCAGAGGGAAGATCATTGTGATTGCTTCAATAGCTCAATGGTCTCCAATACCAAGACTTAGCATCTATTCT GGAAGCAAAGGAGCCGTAGTCAGCTTTTACGAGACGCTACGAGTTGAAGTTGGTTCGGATATAGGGATCACGATTGTCGGTCCCGGAGTTGTAGACTCGGAAATTACTAGAGGTGATTTCATGTCAAag GCTGGAATGGATGGTTTTCCAGTGGAGTCAACAGAGGGGTGTACCAAAGCAATTTTCAAGAGCATTTGCAGGGGAGACAGGTACTTGTTTGAGCCAGCTTGGGAGAGGACGATATATTTCTGGAATTTACTTTGTCCAGAGGTTATAGAAAGCTTCTCCCGGTGGCGTTTACTCGGTAGGCCAAACAACTCTAAATCTAACAGCAATTCTGGAGCGCTCAAGTCTGACTAA